The Prochlorococcus sp. MIT 1300 genome has a window encoding:
- a CDS encoding efflux RND transporter periplasmic adaptor subunit: protein MSKSTLQRKNWLGLGAVFFILTAVGGITALKLAPWKVKVRDVTEYTVSAESGKLPALITASGELQAERTVNVSPDKQGLLDQLYVDEGDFVKKGEVLAKMNSGDYVYRLAELKAEYETKKTAFERRKELFNEGAISAEENDEYKNLFLKSRARFQQRQVEGSELLVRAPFNGLITARYAEPGSFVTPTTRASSNAGATSTSILELSEGLEVSAKVPESDIGRIRIGQDASVRVDAFPDKQFKAQVSEISPRAGKTDNVTSFDVTLKLLKETSRLRIGMTADVNFNAGETKVSTLVPTVAIVTKNGKPGVLLVGKDSNPKFQIVELGTTSGSKTAIIKGIEPGTPIFINLPPWAKQKQN, encoded by the coding sequence GTGAGTAAAAGCACTTTGCAACGCAAAAACTGGTTGGGGCTTGGAGCTGTTTTTTTTATTTTGACAGCTGTAGGAGGCATAACCGCCCTGAAGCTCGCCCCATGGAAGGTCAAGGTACGTGATGTGACTGAATACACCGTCTCAGCAGAAAGTGGCAAGCTGCCTGCTCTTATTACAGCGAGCGGCGAATTACAAGCAGAGCGCACTGTGAATGTCAGTCCTGATAAACAGGGCCTGCTAGACCAGCTATATGTCGATGAAGGAGACTTTGTTAAGAAGGGGGAAGTGCTTGCAAAAATGAATAGCGGTGACTACGTATATCGCTTAGCGGAGTTAAAAGCGGAATATGAAACTAAAAAAACGGCCTTTGAAAGAAGAAAAGAACTATTTAATGAAGGGGCTATTAGTGCTGAAGAAAATGATGAATATAAGAATCTATTCCTTAAAAGCAGAGCTCGCTTTCAACAAAGACAAGTTGAGGGTAGTGAACTTTTAGTAAGAGCACCTTTCAATGGATTAATCACCGCTCGATATGCAGAGCCTGGTTCTTTTGTTACTCCTACAACTCGTGCCTCCTCCAATGCTGGTGCCACAAGTACTTCTATTCTTGAATTGTCCGAAGGGCTTGAAGTCTCCGCCAAGGTTCCTGAAAGCGATATTGGAAGAATTCGCATTGGACAAGACGCATCTGTTCGTGTAGACGCCTTCCCAGACAAGCAATTCAAGGCACAGGTTTCAGAAATTTCACCCAGAGCAGGTAAAACTGACAATGTCACGTCCTTTGATGTAACTCTAAAGCTATTAAAAGAAACATCAAGACTTCGAATTGGAATGACTGCTGATGTCAATTTTAATGCTGGTGAAACTAAAGTCAGCACCTTAGTTCCTACTGTGGCAATAGTTACTAAAAATGGTAAGCCTGGAGTGCTTTTAGTAGGTAAAGACTCAAACCCAAAATTCCAAATAGTCGAGCTTGGTACTACAAGTGGAAGCAAAACAGCCATAATTAAAGGTATAGAGCCTGGAACACCAATTTTTATCAACTTACCTCCATGGGCTAAACAAAAACAAAACTAA
- the polA gene encoding DNA polymerase I, producing the protein MSTATEKPILLLVDGHSLAFRSFYAFSKGGEGGLSTKEGIPTSVTYGFLKSLLDNCISLKPQGITIAFDTAEPTFRHKADLNYKANRDVAPDIFFQDLEQLQKILKEELNLSICLAPGYEADDVLGTLANEASKDGWRVRILSGDRDLFQLVDDKKEIAVLYMGGGPYSKNKGPKLINEEGVLNKLGVEPKKVIDFKALTGDSSDNIPGVKGVGPKTAINLLNENGDLDGVYRALEAVEAKGEKATKSILKGALKTKLNSDRENAYLSRFLAEILLNVPIPKKPILKLQQVDSVQLKNTLEKLELNSLVNLLPKFVDTFSAKELKKDKVSIESKTLKKASSYTEVLKEKTLEGLPNENKIPELKPIVIDTTLALKKLVDTLLTFTDPLNPVSLDTETTSLNPFKAQLIGIGFCWGTGLEDLAYIPIGHIEEISASTTEKQIQLPLEQVLNAISPWLSSFKHPKVLQNAKYDRLILLQHGFILNGVVFDTLLADYLIDSSAKHSLEIMAKREFNFAPKSFSDIVSKGMTFANVTINEASLYCGMDVYVTRKLTTILKNYLEEMGPSLVSLLQEVEQPLEQVLADMETTGIRIDLSYLEDLSKELISKLKDIETRVYKLAGVNFNLSSPKQLGEVLFEQLKLDRKKSRRTKTGWSTDATVLERLENDHPIITLLIEHRTISKLLTTYVDALPALVEKETGRVHTDFNQAVTATGRLSSSNPNLQNIPVRTEFSRRIRKAFLPQQGWQLISADYSQIELRILAHLSNEKALKEAYQNGDDVHALTAKVLLEKDSITAEERRLGKTINFGVIYGMGAQRFARSTGLTIKQAKEFLNKFKDRYQMVFSFLELQEKLALSRGYVETLLGRRRKFNFDKNGLGRLKGIDPLEIDLEVARRAGMEAQQLRAAANAPIQGSSADIIKIAMVKLNKQLKNSELPAHLLLQVHDELVLEVQPESIEEVKALVVKTMQEAVELSVPLLVETGIGNNWMDAK; encoded by the coding sequence ATGTCAACTGCCACGGAAAAGCCCATTTTACTTTTAGTTGATGGTCATTCCTTGGCATTTCGTAGCTTCTATGCCTTCAGCAAAGGAGGAGAAGGAGGGCTTTCTACGAAAGAGGGAATCCCAACTAGTGTTACCTATGGCTTTCTAAAATCTCTATTGGATAATTGCATAAGTCTTAAACCCCAAGGTATTACTATTGCATTCGATACTGCTGAACCAACCTTTAGGCACAAAGCAGATCTAAACTACAAAGCTAATAGGGATGTTGCACCAGATATTTTCTTCCAAGATCTCGAGCAACTGCAAAAAATTCTAAAAGAGGAATTAAATCTCTCAATTTGTTTAGCCCCTGGCTATGAAGCAGATGATGTTCTTGGTACTCTTGCAAATGAAGCTTCTAAAGATGGTTGGCGAGTAAGAATTCTCTCAGGTGATAGAGATTTATTCCAGCTGGTAGATGACAAGAAAGAGATAGCAGTTCTATATATGGGAGGAGGGCCGTATTCCAAAAACAAAGGTCCTAAACTAATTAATGAGGAAGGAGTACTGAATAAACTGGGAGTGGAACCCAAAAAAGTCATCGACTTTAAAGCACTTACAGGAGATAGTTCAGACAATATTCCTGGAGTCAAAGGGGTAGGTCCAAAGACAGCTATAAACCTTCTAAATGAAAACGGTGACTTAGATGGAGTTTACAGGGCTCTAGAGGCAGTCGAAGCTAAAGGAGAAAAGGCCACGAAGAGTATTCTAAAAGGTGCCCTAAAAACCAAGTTAAACAGTGATAGAGAAAATGCATACTTATCTCGTTTTCTAGCTGAAATTCTTTTAAATGTACCTATCCCAAAAAAACCAATTCTTAAGCTACAGCAAGTTGATTCAGTTCAGCTAAAGAATACATTGGAAAAACTGGAATTAAATAGTCTTGTCAACTTGTTACCTAAGTTTGTTGATACATTTTCGGCCAAGGAACTTAAAAAAGATAAAGTTTCAATCGAAAGCAAAACACTTAAAAAAGCTTCTAGCTATACGGAAGTTCTAAAAGAAAAAACACTTGAAGGTCTGCCTAATGAAAATAAAATTCCTGAATTAAAGCCAATTGTTATCGATACAACTCTAGCATTGAAGAAATTAGTCGATACCCTTCTCACATTTACTGACCCGCTTAACCCAGTTTCATTAGATACTGAAACCACTAGCTTAAACCCATTTAAAGCACAGTTAATAGGCATAGGTTTTTGCTGGGGAACAGGGCTTGAAGACCTTGCTTATATCCCAATTGGACACATTGAAGAAATATCTGCATCAACCACAGAAAAACAAATACAACTTCCATTAGAGCAAGTTTTAAACGCAATTTCCCCTTGGCTTTCAAGTTTTAAACATCCAAAGGTATTACAAAATGCCAAATACGACCGTCTAATACTGCTTCAACATGGATTCATTCTAAATGGGGTTGTATTTGATACCTTGCTTGCTGACTATCTAATAGATTCATCGGCAAAGCATAGTTTGGAAATAATGGCAAAAAGAGAGTTTAACTTTGCACCCAAATCATTTTCAGATATTGTTAGCAAAGGAATGACATTTGCTAACGTAACAATTAATGAGGCTAGTTTATATTGCGGAATGGACGTATATGTCACCAGGAAGCTCACCACCATACTAAAGAATTATTTAGAAGAGATGGGTCCAAGTCTAGTTAGCTTACTCCAAGAAGTTGAGCAACCATTAGAACAAGTTTTAGCTGATATGGAAACTACTGGAATTCGCATAGACCTCAGTTACTTAGAAGATCTTTCAAAGGAACTTATCAGTAAATTAAAAGATATAGAAACAAGAGTCTATAAACTCGCAGGAGTAAATTTTAACCTTTCATCACCAAAGCAGCTTGGAGAGGTACTATTTGAACAACTAAAGTTAGACAGGAAGAAATCAAGAAGAACTAAAACAGGTTGGAGTACCGATGCGACTGTTCTTGAACGACTAGAGAATGATCATCCAATAATTACTCTATTAATAGAACACAGAACAATTAGTAAACTGCTCACTACATATGTAGATGCACTGCCTGCCTTAGTTGAGAAAGAAACTGGTAGAGTTCATACCGATTTTAATCAAGCAGTAACAGCAACAGGGAGACTGAGTAGTAGCAATCCAAACCTGCAGAATATTCCAGTTAGAACAGAATTTAGTAGAAGAATAAGAAAAGCTTTCTTACCTCAACAGGGCTGGCAGCTCATTAGTGCTGATTATTCCCAAATAGAGCTTAGAATACTCGCACATCTTTCTAACGAAAAGGCTCTAAAAGAGGCCTATCAGAATGGTGATGATGTGCATGCTCTTACCGCCAAAGTTCTGCTTGAAAAAGACTCGATTACTGCAGAAGAACGACGTCTAGGGAAAACAATTAATTTTGGAGTTATCTATGGTATGGGAGCGCAACGCTTTGCACGTTCAACTGGTCTAACCATTAAACAGGCCAAAGAATTCCTCAACAAATTCAAGGATAGGTATCAAATGGTGTTCTCCTTTCTTGAACTCCAAGAAAAACTTGCGCTTAGTAGAGGCTATGTAGAAACATTATTAGGTAGGCGAAGGAAATTTAATTTCGACAAAAATGGGCTTGGTCGTCTAAAAGGTATAGACCCATTAGAAATAGATTTAGAAGTAGCTCGCAGAGCAGGGATGGAAGCTCAGCAACTAAGAGCAGCAGCAAATGCCCCGATTCAGGGCTCAAGTGCTGACATAATTAAAATCGCAATGGTTAAGCTAAATAAACAACTAAAAAATAGTGAACTTCCAGCACATCTGCTTTTACAAGTACACGATGAGCTTGTTCTTGAAGTGCAGCCTGAATCTATTGAAGAAGTCAAAGCCTTAGTAGTTAAGACAATGCAAGAAGCAGTTGAACTCTCTGTACCCTTATTAGTAGAAACTGGTATTGGAAACAATTGGATGGATGCCAAATAG
- the cysS gene encoding cysteine--tRNA ligase produces the protein MQLRLTNTLNGRIEDFHPIKPGKVSIYCCGVTVYDLCHLGHARSYIVWDVLRRYLTWIGYEVTFVQNFTDIDDKILKKAKEEGSTMQIVSERNIQEFHKDMDSLGIIKPDRMPKATKCLDPIRNLIKELQSKGVAYSIDGDVYFSVMKHTNYGKLSGRDLSQQQQNADGRIKESEEAKKQHPFDFALWKSAKPEEPSFPSPWGQGRPGWHIECSAMVKEELGETIDIHLGGADLIFPHHENEIAQSESLTGKQLANFWLHNGMVNVGGQKMSKSLNNFTTIRALLNQGISPMTLRLFVLQAHYRKPLDFTHEALNAASKGWEGLNKALSLNINHGEELGWTNDYLKTNNNLNSKIDLAEEDKMFRLAMNDDLNTSGGLSVIFELARPLRTLANRLEHGEANQLSEGEKRVFYQKWVSLIELAKVLGFKPEKIINSKPQQVNEESILQAIEDRKKAKSNKDYSKADSIREDLRRLGIELIDKSGGITEWIKK, from the coding sequence GTGCAACTAAGGCTCACTAACACTCTAAATGGACGTATCGAAGACTTTCACCCCATTAAGCCTGGGAAAGTCAGCATTTATTGTTGTGGAGTAACCGTATATGACCTCTGTCATTTAGGTCACGCAAGAAGTTACATCGTTTGGGATGTACTCCGCAGATATCTCACTTGGATTGGATACGAAGTAACGTTTGTACAAAATTTCACCGATATTGACGACAAAATTTTAAAAAAAGCTAAGGAAGAAGGAAGTACAATGCAAATAGTAAGTGAAAGAAATATTCAAGAATTCCATAAAGATATGGATTCTCTAGGAATTATTAAACCCGATCGAATGCCTAAAGCAACCAAATGCCTCGATCCAATTCGCAATTTAATCAAAGAACTTCAATCCAAAGGTGTTGCTTACTCTATAGATGGAGACGTGTATTTCTCTGTAATGAAACACACTAACTACGGGAAATTAAGTGGTCGAGATTTATCACAACAACAACAAAATGCTGATGGCCGAATAAAAGAGTCAGAAGAAGCTAAAAAACAGCACCCTTTCGACTTCGCTCTATGGAAATCTGCCAAACCCGAAGAGCCAAGTTTTCCATCGCCATGGGGTCAAGGAAGACCTGGCTGGCACATAGAGTGTTCTGCAATGGTAAAAGAAGAGCTTGGAGAAACTATCGATATACATCTTGGTGGAGCCGATTTAATTTTTCCTCATCATGAAAATGAGATAGCCCAGTCTGAATCTCTCACTGGCAAGCAACTAGCAAATTTCTGGTTGCACAATGGAATGGTCAACGTAGGTGGCCAAAAAATGAGCAAGTCACTTAATAACTTTACAACAATAAGAGCGCTTCTGAACCAGGGTATATCACCAATGACTCTTAGGCTTTTTGTTTTACAGGCGCATTATAGAAAGCCACTAGACTTTACCCATGAAGCATTAAATGCGGCATCCAAGGGTTGGGAAGGTTTAAACAAAGCCTTATCACTAAATATTAACCATGGGGAAGAACTAGGATGGACTAATGATTATCTCAAAACAAATAATAATTTGAATTCAAAAATAGATCTAGCAGAAGAAGATAAAATGTTTAGGCTAGCAATGAATGACGACCTCAATACCTCAGGAGGCCTCTCGGTAATTTTTGAGCTTGCAAGGCCTCTACGAACATTAGCCAATCGACTTGAGCATGGTGAAGCTAATCAATTAAGTGAAGGCGAGAAAAGAGTCTTCTACCAAAAATGGGTATCTCTAATTGAGCTTGCCAAGGTTTTAGGGTTTAAGCCAGAAAAGATTATTAACTCTAAGCCCCAACAAGTAAACGAAGAAAGTATATTGCAAGCAATAGAAGATAGGAAAAAAGCCAAGTCAAACAAAGATTATTCTAAGGCAGACAGTATCCGTGAAGACCTAAGGCGCTTAGGCATTGAGTTAATTGACAAATCAGGAGGAATAACCGAGTGGATTAAAAAATAA
- a CDS encoding sodium-dependent transporter, with the protein MTKERWGSGLGFVLAAAGSAVGLGNLWGFAYRASQGGGGAFVLLYLVIVFLVCLPLLVAEMALGRSTRKSPLRAPAEIAGKSWGLLGWLFLVVSVGILSYYVVLMGYTGTTLLNALLGQLPVDKSAATDYFPSISTGSVSLIGQLLSIALTGIVVAAGVRGGIERLTRLGVPLLFFMLICLAIWAVFQPNAHEGYAFLFGWDAKQLLDPSTIANAFKQAFFSVGTGIGAILAYSAYLSRKSSIPGEALAVVTMDTAVGLLAGCVTFPLVAILGLGDLVGAGTVGTLFSTLPHGLALPSLGIAGKIVSVTFFSLVYIAAITSSISLLEVPVSSLIDNLGWNRNKAVLCSVALVALLGIPSAINVNFLVKVDSVMNTLLIASGLILSVLMGWVVPKRLRADLTEVSIGNSQVAGLLWTLRWISVPTISLGFCVVAEETFRNIFMQ; encoded by the coding sequence GTGACTAAAGAACGTTGGGGTTCAGGACTTGGCTTTGTTCTTGCAGCAGCAGGAAGTGCAGTTGGTTTGGGCAATTTATGGGGTTTTGCCTATCGCGCATCTCAAGGAGGTGGAGGCGCATTTGTTCTGCTGTATTTGGTAATAGTTTTTTTGGTCTGCCTTCCATTGTTGGTGGCGGAGATGGCCCTTGGAAGGAGTACCAGAAAGTCCCCTTTGCGTGCTCCTGCTGAAATTGCAGGTAAATCCTGGGGGCTTTTGGGATGGCTTTTCCTTGTCGTTTCTGTAGGAATTCTTTCTTATTATGTTGTTTTAATGGGTTATACAGGAACTACTCTTTTAAATGCATTACTTGGTCAACTTCCAGTTGATAAGTCCGCAGCAACTGATTATTTCCCATCGATAAGTACTGGTAGTGTTTCACTTATAGGTCAACTTCTAAGTATTGCTTTAACTGGAATTGTTGTTGCAGCTGGAGTGCGTGGAGGAATAGAGAGGCTTACGCGCTTAGGAGTACCACTTCTTTTCTTTATGTTGATATGCCTAGCAATTTGGGCAGTATTTCAGCCCAATGCTCATGAGGGCTACGCATTTTTGTTTGGATGGGATGCAAAACAACTTCTTGACCCTTCTACTATTGCTAATGCATTTAAGCAAGCGTTCTTTTCGGTTGGAACTGGAATTGGAGCGATATTGGCATATTCAGCTTATTTGAGTCGCAAGAGTTCAATTCCTGGTGAAGCCTTAGCTGTCGTAACAATGGATACTGCTGTTGGATTGCTTGCTGGTTGTGTCACGTTCCCTTTAGTTGCAATTTTGGGGCTTGGTGATTTAGTCGGTGCTGGAACAGTTGGGACTCTTTTTTCTACATTGCCGCATGGCTTAGCACTACCTTCTTTAGGGATTGCAGGCAAAATCGTGAGTGTTACATTCTTCTCTTTGGTTTATATAGCCGCTATCACCTCTTCAATATCTTTACTTGAAGTTCCTGTGAGTTCCTTGATAGATAATTTGGGTTGGAATAGAAACAAGGCAGTTTTGTGTTCAGTTGCCCTAGTAGCTCTTTTGGGCATACCCTCTGCAATAAATGTCAATTTTCTTGTAAAAGTAGATTCAGTTATGAATACACTTTTAATTGCTTCTGGGTTGATTCTTTCAGTGTTAATGGGATGGGTTGTGCCAAAAAGATTACGTGCCGATTTAACAGAAGTGTCTATAGGTAATTCTCAAGTGGCTGGCTTGCTTTGGACCCTAAGGTGGATATCTGTACCAACTATTTCACTTGGTTTTTGTGTAGTTGCGGAGGAAACATTTAGGAATATTTTCATGCAATAG
- a CDS encoding 1-deoxy-D-xylulose-5-phosphate reductoisomerase gives MKAISVLGSTGSIGTQTLEIAEEFPEKFRVVAISAGRNLPLLVKQIQKHKPEVVALADNSLLPELEERLKDLDSKELSSSLPKLLGGQDGLNTVASWDKAELVVTGIVGCAGLLPTLAAVRAGKDLALANKETLIAAGPVVLPELKKSGSRLLPADSEHSAIFQCLQGTPWPENARLSTGLATPGLRHIQLTASGGAFRDWSTSDLKKATVKDATSHPNWSMGKKITVDSATLMNKGLEVIEAHYLFGIEYNQIEIVIHPQSIIHSMIELSDSSVLAQLGWPDMKLPILYCMSWPKRLETPWRRLDLTEISQLTFNSPDTRKYPCMTLAYEAGLAGGTMPAVLNAANEEAVAQFLDEKIHFLDIPMLIEKACERHKKDLNQEPNLEEVLSIDKWARKVVQEEINKSTKLSV, from the coding sequence GTGAAAGCCATAAGCGTCCTGGGCTCGACCGGTTCAATTGGCACACAAACCCTTGAGATTGCTGAGGAATTCCCAGAAAAATTCAGGGTTGTAGCAATTTCAGCTGGGCGCAATTTGCCTCTACTAGTGAAGCAAATCCAAAAACATAAACCTGAAGTTGTAGCTCTAGCCGACAATTCTCTGTTGCCCGAACTCGAAGAACGTCTTAAAGACCTTGACTCAAAAGAGCTATCTAGTTCTTTGCCAAAACTATTGGGAGGCCAAGATGGCCTTAATACAGTTGCATCATGGGATAAAGCAGAGCTTGTAGTAACAGGAATAGTTGGCTGCGCTGGCCTACTTCCTACACTTGCTGCAGTTAGAGCAGGAAAGGATCTTGCTCTTGCAAATAAAGAAACACTCATCGCCGCTGGGCCAGTTGTCTTACCCGAATTAAAGAAAAGCGGGAGTCGTCTATTACCAGCCGACTCAGAACACTCCGCAATTTTTCAATGCCTGCAAGGCACTCCCTGGCCAGAAAATGCAAGGTTGTCAACAGGGTTAGCAACTCCTGGATTACGCCATATCCAACTAACTGCTTCAGGTGGTGCTTTTCGAGATTGGTCTACCAGTGATCTAAAAAAAGCAACTGTCAAAGATGCAACCAGTCATCCAAATTGGAGCATGGGCAAAAAAATAACTGTAGATTCTGCAACCCTAATGAATAAAGGACTAGAAGTAATTGAGGCTCACTATCTTTTTGGGATCGAATACAACCAAATCGAAATTGTTATACACCCTCAAAGCATTATCCACTCAATGATAGAGCTATCAGATTCCTCGGTTTTGGCACAGCTTGGCTGGCCAGACATGAAACTACCAATCTTGTATTGCATGAGCTGGCCTAAGCGTTTAGAAACACCCTGGAGGCGGTTAGACCTTACAGAAATAAGTCAACTAACATTTAATTCTCCAGATACAAGAAAATACCCTTGTATGACACTTGCCTATGAAGCTGGTCTTGCAGGCGGGACAATGCCAGCTGTTCTAAATGCAGCTAACGAAGAGGCAGTTGCACAGTTCCTTGATGAAAAAATACACTTTCTAGATATTCCAATGCTTATAGAAAAAGCCTGTGAAAGACACAAGAAAGATCTCAACCAAGAGCCAAACTTAGAAGAAGTTCTAAGTATTGACAAATGGGCACGAAAGGTTGTTCAAGAAGAAATAAATAAATCTACTAAATTATCAGTTTAA
- a CDS encoding (2Fe-2S) ferredoxin domain-containing protein gives MNKIKVSHHLLLCATPTKQACCKSAAGADSWEALKRLLKELKLEELHNTEGIVLRSKVDCLRICSGGPILLVWPDGIWYGGVTPERIEKIINQHIIDGIPINEWIIRRTPIKLA, from the coding sequence ATGAATAAAATCAAGGTAAGTCACCATTTATTATTGTGTGCTACGCCTACCAAGCAAGCATGTTGCAAGTCAGCAGCAGGTGCAGATAGTTGGGAGGCGCTGAAAAGATTATTAAAAGAACTAAAACTTGAAGAACTGCATAATACCGAAGGGATTGTATTAAGAAGCAAAGTAGATTGCCTTAGAATTTGTAGCGGTGGACCAATATTACTTGTCTGGCCAGATGGGATTTGGTACGGAGGAGTTACACCAGAAAGAATCGAAAAGATTATCAATCAACACATAATAGATGGGATACCAATTAATGAATGGATAATCAGAAGAACCCCTATCAAATTAGCCTAA
- a CDS encoding alpha/beta hydrolase, with amino-acid sequence MPIFKERWPWIGGDLQTLRDTFGNEHLPEDKGDPLEIPIPELPSAAAGPGYLLAFFDKPIEIENMRGIVLLLHGLGGSSSRLGLRRMGVKLNEAGFGVLRLNLRGADPGRHLAGGTYSASCNSDLREVFITARRLCREFSGKGGKLKKDMPLLGAGISLGGTILLNACLVSDNLEDSDKPLLDALVCTSSPLDLCSCSASIQRPRNMVYQSWLLKRLIRQTLEDPFGLNLTEKDLLNNGLDGSGPIRTIRDFDAAITAPRWGYKSVDEYYIKASPLASILNQGRKLPRTLMMQSSDDPWVPVSGLLELENSIQSLKDGKIDLVITSRGGHNGFHGIGGCWGDLLVERWFAELGF; translated from the coding sequence ATGCCAATTTTTAAGGAGCGCTGGCCATGGATAGGTGGGGATTTGCAAACTCTTAGAGATACCTTTGGCAACGAACATTTGCCTGAGGATAAGGGAGATCCATTAGAAATTCCCATACCTGAATTACCTAGTGCTGCTGCTGGACCTGGCTATTTATTGGCCTTTTTTGATAAGCCTATCGAGATAGAAAATATGAGGGGCATTGTCCTTTTGCTTCATGGCTTAGGAGGCTCTAGTAGTCGATTAGGTTTACGAAGAATGGGAGTGAAACTTAATGAAGCAGGTTTTGGTGTTCTAAGACTTAACTTGAGGGGTGCTGACCCAGGCAGACATCTGGCAGGGGGTACATATTCAGCTAGTTGTAATAGTGATCTTCGAGAAGTCTTTATTACGGCCAGGAGGTTATGTCGTGAATTTTCTGGTAAGGGAGGCAAATTAAAAAAAGATATGCCATTGCTCGGAGCAGGAATTTCTCTAGGTGGCACTATTTTATTAAATGCATGTTTGGTATCAGATAACTTAGAAGATTCTGATAAGCCCTTATTGGATGCATTAGTTTGTACTAGCAGTCCGCTTGATTTGTGCTCTTGTAGTGCATCAATTCAAAGACCTAGGAATATGGTTTATCAGAGTTGGCTTTTGAAAAGACTAATAAGACAAACTCTAGAGGATCCATTTGGCTTAAATCTTACGGAAAAAGATCTCTTGAATAATGGTTTAGATGGTTCTGGTCCTATAAGAACTATTCGTGATTTTGATGCGGCTATAACAGCTCCAAGATGGGGTTATAAGAGCGTTGATGAGTATTACATTAAGGCTTCTCCTTTAGCTTCAATTCTCAATCAAGGCAGAAAATTACCGCGAACTTTAATGATGCAGTCTTCTGATGATCCTTGGGTTCCAGTTTCGGGATTATTGGAATTAGAAAATAGCATCCAATCTCTTAAAGATGGGAAAATAGACCTAGTGATTACTTCACGTGGAGGACACAATGGTTTTCATGGTATTGGAGGTTGCTGGGGTGATTTATTGGTGGAAAGATGGTTCGCAGAATTAGGGTTCTAG